In Pyrus communis chromosome 8, drPyrComm1.1, whole genome shotgun sequence, one genomic interval encodes:
- the LOC137742883 gene encoding uncharacterized protein, which yields MSGSGGSEVRTLIFSGENYEFWRIKMVTIFKSHGLWNLVEKGVKTSDSKKKKKSEGSSEDDGDEEMPAVLMQDTKALGIIQNAVSDQIFPRIANAKSAKMAWDLLYGEYHGGDQVRSVKLQNLRKEFEYARMRDDESLSSYLTRLNDLINQIRTFGESLSNERLVQKVLISLSKPYDSICLVIENTKCLEAVELQEVVAILKSQEQHFDLHTVDATERALSSLSVNPKEQNKSGVHSGSSRFQRNWNSKGKKWESKPKFQQKSSLYNYQNANASQSMGQEVAKPQCKVCSKYHFGECKYKGKPKCFNCDKFGHWARECTVGKSVQKANNANQLEMTGNLFYANNTVTEPKVNGKWYIDSGCSNHMTGNVDLLVEVRTNVAGKVQMPTGDLVNVAGMGSLVIDTNKGRKYVREVMYLPGLKENLLSVGQMDEHGYFLVFGGGMCSVYDGPSLECLVMRVKKKVNRCYPLTLFSENQMVLKASVTHSTETWHMRLRHLHFGGLKQLRDKEMGYRVFDPLSKKLFLSRDIVFDEEAVWNWEENSGSTSLNTGSFIHNDISTESSDRMVLSPTSSILSPSRRALNIEDSQIQSKSPILGESSSMSNLSEGHNQAFDHTPLKWRNLNEVLAQCNLCIMDPEKYEDAKQDESWLKAMEDELFMIEKNGTWKLVDRPTEKPVIGVKWVYKTKLNLDGSVLKNKARLIAKGYTQKPGLDYNETYAPVARLDTIRTLIALAAQKSWKLYQLDVKSAFLNGVLQEEVYVEQP from the exons ATGTCTGGATCTGGAGGCTCGGAAGTGAGGACTTTAATTTTCTCCGGTGAAAACTACGAGTTCTGGAGAATCAAGATGGTGACAATCTTCAAATCACATGGGTTGTGGAATCTGGTGGAGAAGGGAGTTAAAACGTCCgattcgaagaagaagaagaagtctgAAGGATCATCGGAGGATGATGGAGATGAAGAAATGCCAGCTGTGTTGATGCAAGACACAAAGGCTTTGGGAATCATTCAGAATGCAGTCTCGGATCAAATCTTCCCTCGAATCGCCAATGCCAAGTCAGCGAAGATGGCATGGGATTTGTTGTACGGAGAATATCATGGTGGTGATCAGGTACGATCTGTGAAATTGCAAAATCTTAGAAAAGAATTTGAATATGCTAGGATGCGAGATGATGAGTCTTTATCTAGCTATCTTACACGGTTGAATGATCTAATTAATCAGATAAGAACATTTGGTGAATCTCTGTCGAATGAGAGACTTGTGCAGAAGGTTCTAATTAGTCTTAGTAAACCTTATGATTCTATCTGTTTGGTTATAGAAAATACAAAGTGTCTAGAGGCTGTAGAATTGCAGGAAGTAGTTGCAATCTTAAAGAGTCAAGAACAACATTTTGATTTACATACGGTTGATGCAACTGAGAGAGCATTATCTTCACTCTCTGTGAATCCAAAGGAACAGAACAAGAGTGGTGTTCATTCTGGTTCATCTAGATTTCAGAGAAATTGGAATTCTAAAGGCAAgaaatgggaatcaaaacccaaatttcaacAGAAATCTTCTCTGTACAATTATCAGAATGCAAATGCATCTCAGTCAATGGGTCAAGAGGTTGCAAAGCCTCAGTGCAAGGTGTGTTCTAAATATCATTTTGGTGAGTGTAAATACAAAGGGAAACCAAAGTGCTTCAACTGTGATAAATTTGGTCATTGGGCTAGAGAGTGTACTGTAGGCAAGTCAGTGCAAAAGGCAAATAATGCAAATCAATTGGAGATGACAGGGAATCTGTTTTATGCAAACAACACAGTCACAGAACCAAAGGTGAATGGAAAGTGGTATATAGATAGTGGTTGTAGCAATCACATGACAGGAAATGTAGATTTGCTTGTTGAGGTCAGAACCAATGTAGCTGGCAAAGTTCAAATGCCAACTGGAGATCTTGTGAATGTTGCAGGAATGGGATCTTTGGTTATTGATACAAATAAAGGGAGAAAGTATGTTAGAGAAGTAATGTATCTTCCCGGTTTAAAGGAGAACTTACTCAGTGTTGGTCAAATGGATGAACATGGATATTTCTTGGTGTTTGGAGGTGGAATGTGCAGTGTGTATGATGGTCCATCACTGGAATGCTTGGTTATGAGAGTGAAAAAGAAAGTGAATAGGTGTTATCCACTGACTTTGTTCTCTGAGAATCAAATGGTGTTGAAAGCTAGTGTCACTCACTCTACTGAGACTTGGCACATGAGACTTAGACATTTACACTTTGGTGGTCTCAAACAGTTGAGAGACAAGGAAATG GGGTATAGGGTATTTGATCCACTATCCAAGAAGCTATTCTTGTCAAGAGACATTGTATTTGATGAAGAAGCTGTCTGGAATTGGGAAGAGAACTCAGGGTCAACATCTCTTAATACTGGAAGTTTTATTCATAATGACATAAGTACTGAGAGCAGTGATAGAATGGTGTTGTCTCCTACATCATCTATATTATCTCCATCTAGGAGAGCTCTTAATATTGAAGACTCTCAAATTCAATCCAAATCACCTATCTTAGGTGAATCTTCAAGCATGTCAAACTTAAGTGAAGGACAcaatcaagcatttgatcatACACCACTAAAGTGGAGGAATCTGAATGAAGTATTGGCTCAATGTAATCTGTGTATCATGGATCCAGAGAAGTATGAGGATGCCAAACAAGATGAGTCTTGGTTAAAAGCTATGGAGGATGAGCTATTTATGATTGAAAAGAATGGCACCTGGAAGCTTGTTGACAGACCAACTGAAAAACCTGTTATAGGGGttaaatgggtttacaaaaccAAGTTAAATCTTGATGG